The Brevibacillus brevis genome contains a region encoding:
- a CDS encoding non-ribosomal peptide synthetase, with protein sequence MAKKIEIQNIYPLSSMQEGLLFQSLLNQKSTDYVLQTEFSICGTIEPKLFQEAFQRLIDRYDILRTIFTHKKKRPLQIVLRHRKAEVQLEDYRELETVERERAVTEFKRCDLERGFDLTKDLLIRTAILRTEEQACKLILTYHHILMDGWCLGVIFHELTEIYRSLLAGNEPILETPYPYGHYIKWLEAQDRSLAANFWEQVVEGYDQPALLPRTGTILAPGKFEMRKRSFALDQTVTKQLHQIAQETQVTLYTVMQTLWGVLLQKCNNTDDVIFGAVVAGRPAGLPGVERMVGLFINTIPVRIKDGHDISFSDLLQQVQRNTVEGNPHEYFPLHQVFSRSSLKQNLFNHIIAFENYLLHEEMLGSSDSETGFTITDVETYEQTQYDFHVIFVPGESLQVHMTYNALVYLEEDTAMIERYFRDLVRVILQSLDKPLLEVELVSTRERHQQLSIARENLVLYPEHETLTSLFEAQAVRTPDRIAVVCGEESLTYRELNEQANRVSRRLQQKGTGADRLVALMVDRKPEMIVAMLAVLKAGGGYVPIDPDYPLDRIRFMLEDSGACVLLTEREHVDKALGTSIEILQLQDALTERDTSNPPPASQPEHLAYVIYTSGTTGLPKGVMVEHRNVVRLFFHERNLFDFGPDDVWTMFHSYCFDFSVWEMYGALLHGGRLVLVPKEAARDPQAFRLLLSKEKVTILNQTPTMFYQLIEEEKRHPEQILHVRNVIFGGEALAPYQLREWRCRYPQTTLINMYGITETTVHVTYKEIDDVEIESNLCNIGRPIPTLSLYVLDRGMNLLPPGMTGEIYVGGEGVARGYLNRPELTAERFLSNPYLPGDVLYKTGDLARWMPNGNLEYLGRADHQVKIRGYRIETGEIEYNLSQFNGVHRAVVLPRVTPGRPVELCAYLTAAVPLVAEDLRTFLQDTLPAYMVPAFFYQVDTIPYTSNGKVDASVLRASGKALGFSEASIKPLGAVEQSLYELWTQVLGHDRFGVYDHFLEVGGNSILLIQLHNQLQERFPGKLTIADLFTFATIAQLTDKVTETVKAPGAKALKGILLPREYYAAGTGTIAYRYVMTSDLMERLDEIAALERANVTDILQGLFLYVLAEVTQAAHVALHLVKSGKACQAVFEREHHSNFGDLFRLVAAVKADANLAYDGEDVYRARLLAERGTVFAAFAEEGERLAPYDFGIEWQAATVELRMVVNQDRVAAEKLQTLHKQFIGFIKHFTQQYTSVQGS encoded by the coding sequence ATGGCAAAAAAAATAGAGATTCAAAATATTTATCCGCTCAGTTCTATGCAGGAAGGTCTCCTGTTTCAGTCATTGTTGAATCAGAAGAGCACCGATTATGTTCTTCAAACGGAATTTAGTATTTGCGGAACGATCGAACCGAAGTTGTTCCAAGAGGCCTTCCAGCGGTTGATTGATCGGTATGACATCCTGCGGACAATTTTTACACACAAAAAAAAGCGGCCTCTGCAGATTGTGTTGCGTCATCGTAAGGCGGAAGTTCAGCTGGAGGATTATCGTGAGCTTGAGACGGTGGAGCGGGAGCGTGCAGTCACCGAGTTCAAGCGCTGTGACTTGGAGCGCGGATTTGATCTGACAAAGGACCTTTTAATTCGGACTGCAATCCTTCGTACAGAGGAGCAAGCCTGCAAACTCATCCTGACCTACCATCACATATTGATGGACGGTTGGTGTCTGGGCGTGATTTTTCACGAGCTTACGGAGATCTACCGGAGTCTTCTGGCTGGGAATGAACCAATTTTGGAGACGCCCTACCCATATGGCCACTACATCAAGTGGCTGGAAGCACAAGACAGGTCATTAGCCGCCAACTTTTGGGAGCAAGTAGTGGAGGGCTATGATCAGCCTGCCTTGCTTCCTCGAACGGGTACAATCCTCGCGCCAGGTAAGTTCGAAATGCGCAAGAGATCGTTCGCGTTGGATCAAACGGTTACAAAACAACTGCACCAGATCGCCCAGGAAACGCAAGTGACGCTTTATACCGTCATGCAAACGCTGTGGGGAGTGTTGCTTCAAAAATGTAACAACACTGATGATGTGATATTCGGGGCTGTGGTTGCCGGCCGGCCCGCGGGGCTTCCTGGAGTGGAGCGCATGGTCGGACTCTTTATCAATACGATACCGGTGCGTATTAAAGATGGTCACGATATCTCTTTCTCAGACCTGTTGCAGCAAGTGCAGCGAAATACGGTGGAAGGAAACCCCCATGAATACTTCCCCTTGCACCAAGTGTTTTCGAGGTCTTCACTTAAACAAAATCTATTCAACCACATCATCGCGTTTGAAAACTATCTGCTGCATGAAGAAATGCTTGGTTCGAGTGACTCCGAGACGGGATTTACAATCACTGATGTCGAGACTTACGAGCAGACCCAATACGATTTTCATGTGATCTTTGTGCCAGGGGAGTCCCTTCAGGTTCATATGACATATAATGCACTCGTCTATCTTGAGGAAGATACGGCGATGATCGAGCGATATTTTCGAGATTTGGTTCGCGTCATTCTGCAGTCTTTGGACAAGCCTTTACTCGAAGTGGAGCTGGTCTCGACTCGGGAGCGGCATCAGCAGTTGAGCATCGCCCGTGAAAACCTCGTCCTCTATCCGGAACACGAGACCCTCACTTCGCTGTTTGAAGCTCAGGCAGTCAGAACACCTGACCGCATCGCAGTCGTATGTGGAGAGGAATCCCTGACTTACCGGGAGCTCAACGAGCAGGCTAATCGTGTTAGCCGACGACTTCAACAAAAGGGTACAGGTGCTGATCGCTTGGTCGCTCTGATGGTGGATCGCAAGCCGGAGATGATCGTGGCGATGCTTGCAGTGCTGAAAGCCGGCGGCGGGTATGTACCGATTGATCCGGACTATCCGCTGGACCGCATCCGTTTCATGCTGGAAGACAGTGGGGCTTGCGTACTGCTCACCGAAAGGGAACATGTGGATAAGGCGTTGGGAACGTCCATTGAGATTTTGCAGCTGCAGGATGCACTGACAGAAAGGGACACGAGCAATCCACCTCCCGCTTCCCAGCCCGAGCATCTTGCTTATGTCATCTATACGTCCGGCACAACCGGACTGCCGAAGGGGGTCATGGTCGAACATCGCAACGTCGTGCGCCTATTCTTCCACGAACGGAACTTGTTTGATTTTGGACCGGATGATGTCTGGACGATGTTTCACTCCTATTGCTTTGACTTTTCCGTCTGGGAGATGTACGGGGCCTTACTGCACGGCGGCCGACTTGTTCTCGTACCGAAAGAGGCCGCACGCGATCCGCAGGCGTTTCGTCTACTGCTAAGCAAGGAAAAAGTCACAATCCTTAATCAGACCCCGACAATGTTCTACCAGCTAATCGAGGAAGAAAAGAGGCATCCCGAACAGATCCTGCACGTGCGGAACGTGATTTTTGGCGGAGAAGCGCTCGCACCCTATCAATTGCGCGAATGGCGCTGCCGCTATCCTCAGACAACGTTGATCAACATGTACGGCATCACGGAAACAACGGTTCATGTGACGTACAAGGAGATCGATGATGTGGAGATTGAGTCTAACCTCTGCAACATTGGGCGTCCAATACCCACCTTATCGCTGTATGTGTTGGATCGTGGCATGAATTTGCTACCCCCCGGCATGACAGGCGAAATCTATGTCGGCGGGGAAGGGGTGGCACGTGGCTACCTGAACCGCCCGGAATTAACAGCCGAGCGTTTCCTATCCAACCCTTATCTACCGGGCGATGTATTGTATAAAACGGGCGATCTGGCTAGATGGATGCCCAATGGCAATCTGGAATACCTGGGACGAGCTGATCATCAGGTGAAGATACGCGGATACCGGATTGAGACGGGAGAGATAGAGTACAACTTGAGCCAATTCAATGGGGTTCACCGGGCGGTCGTGCTGCCTCGTGTCACACCGGGCCGCCCTGTTGAGCTTTGCGCATATCTAACAGCCGCTGTTCCTCTCGTCGCGGAGGATTTGCGCACCTTTTTACAAGACACATTGCCTGCTTACATGGTGCCCGCCTTCTTCTATCAGGTGGACACCATCCCGTATACGAGCAACGGTAAAGTGGATGCAAGTGTGCTCCGCGCAAGCGGTAAGGCACTTGGATTTTCGGAAGCGTCTATCAAACCGCTTGGTGCTGTGGAGCAGTCCCTTTATGAGCTGTGGACACAGGTGCTCGGGCATGACAGATTTGGCGTTTATGATCATTTCCTTGAGGTCGGGGGAAATTCGATCCTACTGATCCAACTGCACAATCAATTACAAGAGCGCTTTCCTGGCAAGCTGACAATAGCCGATTTGTTTACGTTTGCTACCATAGCGCAACTCACAGATAAGGTAACCGAGACTGTAAAAGCACCGGGTGCTAAGGCGTTGAAGGGAATTCTGCTTCCGAGAGAATACTATGCGGCAGGAACAGGGACCATAGCGTACCGGTATGTGATGACCTCCGATCTGATGGAGCGACTGGATGAGATCGCCGCCTTGGAGCGGGCGAATGTCACCGACATCCTGCAAGGTCTGTTTCTCTACGTGCTGGCGGAAGTGACACAAGCCGCTCACGTTGCGTTGCATCTCGTCAAGAGCGGTAAGGCCTGTCAAGCGGTTTTCGAGAGGGAACACCACTCTAATTTTGGCGACCTGTTTCGCCTGGTAGCAGCAGTAAAAGCGGATGCTAACCTTGCTTATGATGGGGAGGACGTTTATCGCGCACGGCTGCTTGCGGAGCGCGGTACCGTCTTCGCAGCGTTCGCGGAGGAGGGGGAGAGGCTCGCCCCTTATGACTTTGGAATCGAATGGCAGGCCGCCACGGTCGAACTCCGCATGGTGGTCAATCAAGACCGAGTGGCGGCAGAGAAGCTCCAAACCCTGCACAAGCAATTTATCGGGTTCATAAAACACTTCACCCAACAATACACGTCCGTTCAAGGGAGTTGA
- a CDS encoding MupA/Atu3671 family FMN-dependent luciferase-like monooxygenase, with translation MTKLKKENIQDMYHLSPMQEGMLFHSLLTPETSAYLQQYEILLEGDLDANLLQKSFHLLIERHDVLRTTFIFEKVKRPLQVVFSSWPKDLEFLDLTDVPESGKQDAVESFKLRQLEHRFDLSKDPLIRLALLQTHAEKYTMVISYHHILMDGWSIGIISEELFANYEALRNGDPTSAVRAYPYSRYIDWLSRQDEEQAGRFWRRRLEEYGQTAVVPQQRPSVPEHYDPRELVDRFDLEVSWRIRAFANDQGVTLNSLIQTVWGAVLQRYNQTNDVVFGTVVSGRPADLPGIEQAVGLFINTVPVRVSSSPETSFADLLQQVHRASIEAQPFDHYPLRESQNGSELKQQLLQNLLIFENFPVQALTKACRQERLGFQILEVKLFEQTNYDFNLIVETGDELTIRLSYNAFVYEEAFVRRVSGHLRRFLTAAMERPYDRIGDLDFLGEEEREQILFGFNRTEVPFAWDVLVHQAFEAQAAKTPDRTALVQGVRSMTYRQLNERANQLAHRLRATGVTPGQIIGLMAEPSPEMVAALLAILKAGGAYLPIDPQFPPDRIDYLLKDSGTALLLTETAFLAQVPDTMQSLLLDREELFTGLRDNLPAVQTSRDLVYVIYTSGSTGQPKGVCVTHRNVSNFFAGMDLRVQPQEDDALLAVTTFSFDISVLEQLWTLTRGIQVILPEQKPFERFDRYGQGDLQNKMDFSLFFFSSYDHSQEGGKYQLLLDSARFADDNGFTAVWTPERHFHEFGGLYPNPSVISAALAMVTKHLQLRSGSVVSPLHNTLRIAEEWAVVDNLSNGRAGLSFTAGWHADDFALQPDVYKMRHEEMFRQIEEVKRLWRGEKVSVLNGVGQQIEVQTYPRPVQAELPVWVTTSGSRETFVQAGKLGANVLTHLLGQDTEELAENIGLYRRTLEEHGYAADSGRIALMLHTYIGDELEVVKAMVRKPFCDYLRSSLSLIRNLAQALNVPVDQLGDEETMQTLLDYGFERYWQTSALLGTQESCEQLVRRLAAIGVDEIACLVDFGLAPDDVIQGLKQLATLRATFKEETAVKAKVMRPVTMLQSTPSRLKALVKEEGSRRFLRSLRTILVGGEPFPSDLATELKRMTDARLFNMYGPTETTVWSAAFELSRENNQLCIGTPIANTQIYILDENGQPVPIGIPGEVCIGGEGVAEGYWNRPELTSERFVPNRFTEHGHLYKTGDLGRFRADGSIELLGRLDEQVKVRGYRIETGEIETLLQRYDGIREAVVLDREDQAGERYLCAYLVSNQPVQEQAVRSHLSRFLPYYMIPTQFIQIDRIPLTPNGKIDRKTLRASDYETNSSQSGYEVPRSEVENILVDIWEKVLGRQPIGIHDNFFKLGGDSIRALQIVSALMKYDYKADIKHLFEYPTIAQMSLFVQKKERKVDGCSAGEEGEVTLTPIQHWFFEQDLTDPHHYNHAVLIKGRHGLDERAAKAALQALVEHHDALRMVFVREGTAVRAHNRLFQDSIFGWRVFDFRAELNLEDRMEREANHLQAGLSLAKGPLVQGALMKTQVGDHLLLVIHHLVVDGISWRILLGDFSIAYQQALQGETVSLGDKTMSFQEYAARLAQYAQSDALWQERDYWMTLERADLRPLPNLKSLAEGPRMLDSALETVIFTPEETRRLLQDANHAYNTEINDLLLTALARAVHQWTGLNQVLIDLEGHGREPFEEDLDVSRTVGWFTSLYPVLLDALTGDDIGGQIKYIKESLRRIPNKGLGYGVLKYLTRREGERALPSLASQILFNYLGQFDQTVPQDLLLLSDLPVGRAISPRSERLYALLINGRVIDSVLTISFDYHNQQFDRAQVREFAELYRDQLLMLIDHCASRKTIELTPSDLYYNDLSIEELDELTDEVAATLTDLGLEDEG, from the coding sequence GTGACAAAGTTGAAGAAAGAGAACATACAAGACATGTACCACTTGTCACCGATGCAGGAGGGGATGTTGTTTCATTCCCTCCTCACCCCAGAGACAAGTGCCTATTTACAGCAGTATGAGATCTTGCTTGAAGGCGATCTCGATGCCAATTTATTGCAAAAGAGCTTCCATCTGTTGATAGAGCGTCATGATGTGTTGCGCACGACGTTCATATTTGAGAAAGTAAAGCGGCCGTTGCAAGTCGTCTTTTCGAGCTGGCCCAAGGATCTGGAGTTTCTTGATCTGACAGACGTGCCGGAGAGCGGAAAACAGGACGCAGTCGAATCTTTTAAGCTCCGTCAGTTGGAACACCGATTCGATCTGTCCAAAGATCCGTTGATTCGCTTGGCACTGCTCCAGACGCATGCAGAGAAGTACACGATGGTGATCTCCTACCACCACATCTTGATGGACGGATGGAGCATCGGAATTATCTCGGAAGAACTGTTCGCCAACTACGAAGCCCTCCGTAATGGTGACCCTACTTCGGCGGTGCGTGCCTATCCTTACAGCCGCTACATTGATTGGCTGTCCCGTCAAGATGAGGAACAGGCGGGTAGGTTCTGGCGTAGAAGGTTGGAGGAGTATGGGCAGACAGCCGTCGTACCGCAGCAGAGACCCTCTGTACCGGAGCATTACGATCCTCGAGAACTGGTTGACAGATTCGATCTGGAAGTGAGCTGGAGGATCCGTGCTTTTGCCAACGATCAGGGTGTAACACTCAATTCGTTGATACAGACAGTCTGGGGGGCGGTGCTCCAGCGATACAACCAAACCAATGATGTAGTGTTCGGCACGGTCGTGTCCGGCCGCCCGGCTGACCTGCCGGGTATTGAGCAAGCGGTGGGACTTTTTATCAACACGGTCCCTGTGCGGGTGTCGAGCAGCCCAGAGACTTCGTTCGCAGATCTCTTGCAGCAAGTTCATCGCGCAAGCATCGAAGCGCAACCATTTGATCACTACCCATTGCGTGAATCACAGAACGGGAGTGAATTGAAGCAGCAGTTGTTGCAGAACCTGCTGATCTTTGAGAATTTCCCGGTGCAGGCACTGACCAAGGCGTGCCGACAAGAGCGACTTGGGTTTCAGATTCTTGAGGTGAAGTTGTTTGAGCAGACCAACTACGACTTTAACCTGATCGTCGAGACAGGGGACGAATTGACGATTCGACTGAGTTACAACGCCTTCGTCTATGAAGAGGCGTTCGTCCGCCGCGTCTCCGGCCACTTACGTCGCTTCCTAACGGCTGCGATGGAACGACCTTATGATCGGATCGGTGACTTGGATTTTCTTGGGGAGGAAGAGCGGGAACAGATTCTGTTCGGGTTCAACCGGACAGAAGTACCATTCGCCTGGGACGTCCTTGTCCATCAAGCGTTTGAAGCTCAAGCTGCCAAGACGCCGGACAGGACGGCGTTGGTACAAGGCGTCCGCAGCATGACGTACAGACAACTGAATGAACGGGCCAACCAATTAGCCCACCGTCTGCGCGCTACTGGCGTAACACCGGGGCAAATTATCGGTCTGATGGCCGAGCCCAGCCCGGAGATGGTCGCGGCGCTGCTGGCGATTCTTAAGGCAGGTGGCGCATACCTGCCGATTGACCCGCAGTTTCCCCCAGATAGGATCGACTATCTTTTGAAAGACAGTGGTACAGCTCTTCTACTGACAGAAACGGCATTTTTGGCCCAAGTGCCGGATACCATGCAATCACTTCTGCTGGATCGGGAGGAACTGTTCACTGGCTTGAGGGACAACCTGCCTGCCGTGCAGACGTCGAGAGATCTGGTGTACGTTATTTACACTTCCGGTTCGACGGGACAGCCCAAGGGCGTATGTGTCACACATCGCAATGTCAGCAATTTTTTTGCCGGGATGGATCTGCGTGTGCAGCCGCAGGAGGATGACGCGCTGCTTGCTGTGACGACGTTCTCATTTGACATTTCCGTCTTGGAACAGCTCTGGACGCTGACACGGGGGATACAGGTCATATTGCCGGAGCAAAAGCCGTTCGAACGATTCGACCGCTATGGGCAGGGGGATCTTCAGAACAAAATGGATTTCTCTCTGTTCTTTTTCTCCAGCTATGATCACTCTCAAGAGGGCGGTAAGTACCAATTGCTGCTCGATTCCGCCCGGTTTGCTGACGACAACGGTTTTACAGCAGTCTGGACACCGGAACGCCATTTTCATGAATTTGGCGGATTGTATCCGAATCCGTCGGTCATTTCGGCTGCGTTGGCTATGGTCACGAAACACTTGCAACTGAGATCGGGCAGTGTGGTCTCGCCTCTGCATAACACGTTGCGCATCGCAGAGGAATGGGCGGTCGTCGATAACTTGTCGAACGGTCGCGCAGGCTTGTCGTTTACCGCTGGGTGGCATGCGGACGACTTTGCCTTGCAGCCGGATGTCTACAAGATGCGTCACGAGGAGATGTTCCGCCAGATCGAGGAAGTCAAACGGTTGTGGCGCGGGGAGAAGGTGTCGGTTCTAAATGGAGTAGGGCAACAGATCGAGGTACAGACGTATCCACGACCTGTGCAGGCCGAACTGCCAGTTTGGGTCACCACGTCCGGTAGCCGAGAAACGTTCGTCCAAGCAGGCAAGCTCGGAGCCAACGTGCTCACCCATCTGCTTGGACAGGACACAGAGGAGCTGGCGGAGAACATCGGTCTGTATCGACGCACTCTGGAGGAACATGGATATGCGGCCGACAGCGGACGCATAGCGCTGATGCTCCATACATACATAGGTGATGAACTCGAAGTTGTGAAAGCCATGGTCAGAAAGCCATTTTGCGACTATCTACGCTCCAGCCTCAGTTTGATTCGCAACCTCGCACAGGCCCTGAATGTCCCAGTCGACCAACTGGGTGACGAGGAAACGATGCAGACGTTGCTCGACTACGGATTCGAACGTTACTGGCAAACTTCCGCATTGCTTGGAACACAGGAGTCTTGCGAGCAACTCGTTCGCAGGCTGGCCGCGATCGGAGTTGATGAGATCGCCTGTCTAGTCGATTTTGGTCTGGCGCCGGATGACGTGATCCAAGGCCTGAAGCAGCTCGCTACCCTGCGTGCCACCTTCAAAGAGGAGACGGCTGTCAAAGCAAAGGTCATGCGTCCGGTGACGATGTTGCAGAGCACACCGTCGCGACTCAAGGCTCTGGTCAAGGAAGAGGGGTCTCGCCGATTCCTGCGTTCCTTGCGCACGATCCTTGTAGGTGGGGAACCATTCCCGTCAGATCTTGCTACTGAGTTGAAACGGATGACAGACGCCCGTCTCTTCAACATGTACGGACCTACAGAAACCACCGTCTGGTCGGCCGCGTTTGAACTGTCACGCGAGAATAATCAGCTTTGCATCGGGACACCAATCGCCAACACGCAGATATACATCCTGGACGAGAACGGGCAACCCGTACCAATCGGCATACCCGGAGAGGTTTGCATCGGCGGGGAAGGAGTCGCTGAAGGATATTGGAACCGTCCAGAATTAACGTCAGAACGCTTCGTGCCAAACCGCTTCACCGAACATGGTCACCTGTATAAAACGGGAGATCTGGGGCGTTTTAGAGCAGACGGGTCGATCGAATTATTGGGGCGTCTGGACGAACAGGTCAAGGTACGTGGGTATCGAATTGAAACGGGGGAAATTGAGACGCTGTTGCAGCGTTATGATGGCATTCGTGAAGCTGTCGTGCTCGACCGAGAAGATCAAGCAGGGGAGCGGTATCTCTGCGCGTACTTGGTGTCGAACCAGCCGGTGCAGGAGCAAGCGGTGCGAAGCCATCTGAGCCGTTTCCTACCGTATTACATGATTCCTACGCAGTTTATCCAGATCGACCGAATCCCGCTCACGCCAAATGGGAAGATCGATCGTAAAACTCTACGGGCTTCCGATTACGAGACAAATTCCTCGCAGTCAGGTTATGAAGTACCTCGCAGCGAAGTTGAAAATATCCTCGTCGACATCTGGGAGAAAGTGCTTGGTCGACAGCCAATAGGTATCCACGACAACTTCTTCAAACTCGGGGGAGATTCGATTCGTGCTTTGCAGATCGTGTCTGCGCTGATGAAGTACGACTACAAAGCAGATATCAAGCATCTATTTGAATACCCGACGATTGCACAAATGAGTCTGTTTGTCCAGAAAAAAGAGCGCAAAGTGGATGGGTGCTCAGCAGGGGAGGAAGGCGAGGTTACCCTCACGCCGATCCAGCATTGGTTCTTCGAACAAGATCTGACCGACCCTCATCACTACAATCATGCCGTGCTGATCAAGGGTCGCCACGGTTTGGACGAACGCGCCGCAAAGGCCGCGTTGCAAGCTTTGGTAGAACATCACGACGCACTGCGAATGGTGTTCGTCCGCGAGGGCACTGCTGTACGAGCACACAATAGACTCTTCCAAGACAGCATTTTCGGCTGGCGAGTATTTGATTTCCGAGCGGAACTGAATCTGGAGGATAGAATGGAACGGGAGGCGAATCACCTGCAGGCCGGACTGAGTTTGGCCAAAGGTCCGCTAGTTCAAGGCGCTCTCATGAAGACCCAAGTAGGAGATCATCTACTGTTGGTTATTCACCATCTCGTGGTGGACGGTATCTCGTGGCGCATCTTGCTGGGTGATTTCTCCATTGCTTATCAGCAAGCGTTGCAGGGAGAGACGGTCTCGCTTGGGGACAAGACGATGTCCTTCCAGGAGTACGCAGCTCGCTTAGCGCAGTACGCCCAAAGCGATGCGCTCTGGCAGGAGCGGGACTACTGGATGACGCTGGAACGGGCTGATTTGCGCCCTCTTCCCAACCTGAAGAGTTTGGCCGAGGGTCCGCGCATGTTGGACAGCGCACTGGAGACAGTCATCTTCACGCCAGAGGAGACGCGCCGACTTCTGCAAGACGCCAACCATGCATACAACACGGAGATCAATGACCTACTGTTGACAGCGCTCGCCAGGGCCGTCCATCAATGGACCGGGTTGAATCAGGTGTTGATCGATCTGGAAGGGCATGGACGGGAACCGTTTGAGGAAGATCTGGATGTTTCCCGCACCGTCGGCTGGTTTACTTCGCTGTATCCGGTACTGCTCGACGCATTAACTGGTGACGATATCGGTGGCCAGATCAAATACATCAAAGAGAGCTTGCGCCGCATCCCCAACAAGGGACTTGGCTACGGTGTCCTCAAATACCTGACCCGGCGCGAAGGCGAACGAGCGCTACCGTCGCTTGCGTCGCAGATTCTGTTTAACTATCTGGGGCAGTTCGACCAGACGGTGCCGCAAGATCTGTTGTTGCTGTCAGATCTGCCAGTCGGTCGTGCGATTTCGCCCCGTTCAGAACGCCTTTACGCCCTGTTGATCAACGGCCGTGTGATCGACAGTGTTCTGACGATCAGTTTTGACTACCATAACCAGCAGTTCGACCGCGCACAGGTGCGTGAATTTGCTGAACTGTATCGGGATCAACTGCTGATGCTGATTGATCATTGCGCAAGCCGTAAAACGATCGAATTGACGCCGAGTGATCTGTATTATAACGACCTGTCCATCGAGGAGTTGGACGAACTCACAGACGAGGTCGCCGCTACCCTGACAGACTTGGGCTTGGAAGACGAGGGATGA
- a CDS encoding serine hydrolase domain-containing protein has product MKANGKTIAIFPFTKPEDQGLDPNHLEKWQKRLQKEKVTSCLIIKNGHCVFEYYKNKKIESKPQKIHSVTKSIVSALVGICFDQELIPSLDTPILDFFPKYAELEQDPRKRSITVNHLLTMTPGYHWPEFGEWEAFSHMFYASNWVRFVLERELECDPGTRMNYNTGATHLLTAIVQRVSGMKASEFADKHLFKPLGITEYIWHEDPQGINNGGSGMMMHTLDMTKFGIMYLNEGRYGKKQIVSKEWVSNSMTPQFMTYENIGHYARHWWVGPLDREQPLEGANLFYFALGYGGQFIIVLPAYQMVAAITSELYESSLLPLSLFREHIVPALLRAGNGSSESV; this is encoded by the coding sequence ATGAAAGCAAACGGCAAGACTATTGCTATTTTTCCGTTTACAAAGCCGGAGGATCAGGGGCTTGACCCGAATCACCTTGAAAAATGGCAGAAAAGACTGCAAAAGGAGAAGGTCACCAGTTGCCTGATTATTAAGAACGGGCATTGCGTGTTCGAATACTACAAAAACAAAAAGATCGAAAGCAAACCGCAAAAAATCCACTCGGTGACTAAGAGCATCGTCTCGGCCTTGGTCGGCATTTGCTTCGACCAAGAGCTTATCCCGAGTCTGGATACGCCAATCCTCGATTTTTTCCCTAAATATGCGGAGTTGGAGCAGGACCCTCGCAAACGGTCGATCACGGTCAATCATCTGTTGACAATGACGCCAGGGTATCACTGGCCGGAGTTTGGCGAATGGGAAGCGTTCAGCCACATGTTTTACGCATCAAACTGGGTGCGATTCGTTCTAGAGCGGGAGTTGGAATGTGATCCTGGAACGCGGATGAACTACAACACAGGCGCTACGCATCTTCTGACAGCCATTGTGCAGAGGGTCAGCGGCATGAAGGCGTCCGAGTTTGCTGATAAACACTTGTTCAAACCGTTGGGCATTACTGAGTACATTTGGCACGAAGATCCACAGGGCATCAACAACGGTGGCTCCGGGATGATGATGCATACCTTGGACATGACCAAGTTCGGCATCATGTATCTCAACGAGGGTAGGTACGGTAAGAAACAGATCGTGTCGAAGGAATGGGTGTCTAATTCGATGACCCCGCAATTTATGACCTATGAAAACATTGGCCACTACGCTCGTCATTGGTGGGTCGGCCCACTAGATCGTGAACAGCCTTTAGAAGGGGCCAATTTGTTCTACTTTGCTCTCGGCTATGGCGGTCAATTCATTATCGTTCTCCCTGCCTATCAAATGGTTGCGGCAATTACAAGCGAGCTGTACGAATCCTCCCTGTTACCCCTGAGCTTGTTCCGCGAGCATATCGTGCCCGCGTTGCTCAGAGCGGGTAATGGAAGCAGTGAGTCCGTGTAA